DNA from Mycolicibacterium alvei:
TCCCACCCCGAATCCATCGGCCGGCCGATCCCCGGTGGCCACCTGTCCATTCGGCCCGGCGACGGGTGGCCCGACGGTACCGGTGAGCTGGTCTACCGCGGAGCCAACGTGATGCTCGGGTATGCACAGCGTCCCGAGGATCTGTCACTGGGTGCCACCGTGGCGGAATTGCACACCGGAGACATCGCGCGGCGTACACCCGACGGTCTGTACGAGATCATCGGCCGCAGCGCCCGATTCGTGAAGCTGTTCGGCCTGCGCATAGACCTGGACCGCCTGCAAGCCTCCCTCGCCGACCGCGGAGTGACGGCCTTGTGCACCGACGACGGCGACGCTCTCGCGGTCGCGGCCCTGGACGTCGGGAAGACCACCGCAGGCGAGGTGCAACGACTGACGGCCGCCGCGGCCGGTGTGCCGATGGGTGCCGTGAACGCCGTCGTCGTATCCGAACTGCCCCGCCTCATCTCAGGTAAGCCCGACTACCCCGCGGTGCGCGAGTTGGCCGCCCATGTCACCGTCGCCGTCACCTCCGACCTCCGGCAGCTGTTCGCCCAGGTTCTGCATCTCCCTGCCGATTCGATCGACCACGGGGCCAGCTTCGTCGACCTCGGCGGCAACTCGCTGTCCTATGTGGCGATGTCGGTTCGCCTCGAACGCACCCTGGGCCGACTACCGCAGGACTGGCACCGGATACCCCTGGCTGAACTCGGGTCCGGCCTCGGGCGGAGCCGCACGCCCCGACCGCGACGGTGGGCGACGGTGGAGACCAGCGTGGCGCTGCGCGCCGCGGCCATCGTGCTCATCGTCGGCTCGCACGCAGAGCTGTTCGCATTGTGGGGCGGAGCGCACATCCTGCTCGGGGTGGCCGGGTACAACTTCGGCCGGTTCTGCCTGACGCCGGTGCCACGGTCGACGCGGATACACCACCTACGCAACACGATCGCCTGGATCGCGGTGCCCTCGATCATGTGGGTCGCGGTCACACTGATCCTCACCGAGGACTACCACGCGTCGAACCTGTTGCTGGCCAACAAGTTTCTCGGACCGCACGACAGCATGACCGCCGGACGGTTGTGGTTCGTCGAAGTGCTGTTCTGGATCCTGGTGGCGCTGACCGCAGTGTGCGCGCTGCCGGCCACGGATCGTTGGGAGCGACGCCGCCCCTTTGCGGTCGCCGCGGCTTTCCTGGCATTCGGACTGGTATTGCGCTACGACCTACCCGGTTTCGGGCTGGGTCGCGAAGCCTGGTTCACCGTGTTGGCGTTCTGGTTCTTCGCGGCTGGGTGGGCGGCGGCCAAGGCTACCGCCACCTGGCAACGGTTCATCGTCACCGCCGTTCTGATGGTCGGCGTGCACGGCTACTTCGGCAACACCGGCCGGGAGACCCTGGTAATGGCCGGGTTTGCGTTGTTGATCTGGCTGCCTGCCGTGCGTTGTCCCGTGGTGGTGGCAGCCGGTTGCGGGGTGCTGGCCGAAGCGTCGCTGTACACCTACCTGACCCACTACCAGATCTACCCGCTGTTCGGTGACCACCGGGTGCTCGGTGTGCTGGCCGCGCTGGCCTTCGGCGTGACGCTCACCTACCTCGCCAACGCAACTCGGACCCGGCTGGCTCGACGGGGAGGATCACGCCGGATCGCGGTCGGCGACCAGCCCCTCCTGTGCCAGGGTCGCGGCGACCGCACCGTCGGCGCGCAGCAGACTTGACGTGATCAGCCCGCGTCCCCGTGCGGCAGCCGGTGAACGCGACTCCAGCAGATTCCACTCCCCGGCGTGTATCGGGCGGTGAAACCAGATCGACGAATCGGTGGTGCCACTGCGGTGACTGCGCGACCGCATGCTGTGCCCGTGTACCGCCAGCGCCGGATCGATTCCGTAGAGGTCGGTGATGTAGACCGCGATGAGCGTGTGCACCAACGGATCCTCGGGCAGGTCGGTGGTGACGCGCCACCACATCCGGCGTACGAACTCCTCGCCCTCCCCGTCGTCGGCGATGCGGATGTCGAACTCGTCGAGCGGTAGGGACGGCGCCGGGCCGGGCGGGCCGGTGCACGGAAGCACCTCGGGATCGTGCGGCATCGCACCCAACCCGTGTTCGGGCCCGGGCAGTGCCGTCGCGAACGACACCGTGGCCGTCGTCAACATGCGGCCGTGCTCAAAAGATTCGACCCGCCGCGCCGAGGCGGTGCGCCCGTCGTACACACGGTGCACGTGGTGCTCGACCGCTTCGCCGGCGTCCCCGCCGCGCAGAAACTGAAGGTGCATGTTGGTGGGCGACCGGTCATCACCGACGGTGCGACAGGCGGCCGCCAGGCTCTGCGCGGCCAGCAGACCGCCGTACGCCCGCTTGCCGGTCGGACCGCTGGCCTGCCCGGTGAAGACGTCACCGTCTGGGTGCGCCCGCACGTCCGACAGCGACAGCAGGGTGCTCATTGAGCGTCGGTCCCCGTTGCGACGGTGCCGCATTCGGTCAGGGCCGCGATCTCGTCGGCACTGAGCCCGAGGCGCTCGGCCAGCACCGAGGTGGTGTCGTCGCCGAGTGCGGGCGCAGGTACCGCGGGCGGATACATCCCGCCGATCGACACCGGCAGGCCCGGCGCCAGATAGGTGCCGATGCGGGGTTGCTCCAACGCAGTGAACAGCGGGTTCCCCACCACCCGGTCGTTGACGGCGACCTCAGCGAAGCTGCGGTACCGCTCCCACAGCACCGAGGTACCCGAGAGCGCTGCGCTGATCTCGTCGGCGGTGTGCTCGGAGAACCAAAGCGTGAACAGTCCGGTCAGGGCATCGCGGTGGGTGTAGCGCTGACCTTCGTCGCTGAAGTCGGCACCGAACGCATCGGCAAGGGCGGCAACGGCTTTGGTGGTACCGGTGACCTCGGTGAGGTCACGGAAATGCCGGCCGGTGAGCGCCACCAGCATGAACCCTACGCCGTCGCTGCTGGTGAAGTTCTGCCCGTAGGTACCGTACAGCGCGTTGCCGAGGCGTTCCCGACCGGCTCCGTTGACCATCACCTCGGTCAGGAATCCGAGATTGCCCGCGGTAGCGAGGGCGACGTTCTCCAGCGGGATGCTGATCTGCGCGCCCGCACCGGTGGAATCACGTTGGCGCAGTGCAGCACTGACCGCCAGTGCCACATACAGTCCACAGCTGACATCCCAGGCCGGCAGTACGTGGTTGACCGGGGTGGCCAACTGCGCAGGCCCCGTCACCATGGGAAAACCCAACCCGGCGTTGACGGTGTAGTCCACCCCGGTACCACCGTCCGCGCGGCCGGACACCTCGACGTGGATCAGGTCGGGCCGCACCCTCGCCAGCTCGTCATACGAATGCCATTGCCGTCCCACTACATTCGTGATCAACACCCCGGATTCGGCGATCAGTCGCTGCACCAGCTGCTGACCTTCCGGCGAGCGCATGTCGGCAGCCACCGAACGCTTGCCCTTGTTCAGCCCGGCCCAGTAGATGCTGTCGCCGCCGTCGGTCAATGGCCAGCGGTGATAGTCGGCGGCACCCCCGATCGGATCGACCCGCACCACCTCGGCGCCCAACTGCGCCAGGGTCATCCCAGCCAGCGGCACCGCGACGAAACTGGAGATCTCGATGATCCGCACCCCAGCCAACGGGCGGGTCGGGTCCGGCGTTGCAGATTCGGCCATGGGAGTCAAGCTATCGTGCGCCCACCAATTTCATCGCACCGGCCTCGACGGTGTCCTCACACAACAGCACCTGCCGCGCGGCGTCACCCAGCGGGATGAAGCTGTCGGCACTGGCCACCCGCTGCACCCGGCCGGTGTAGCCGTGATCGGTGAGTTCAGCCAGCACACCCTCGCCCACACCCCCGGTGCGGCGGGTCTCGTCGACGATCAGCACCCGCCCGGTCGCATCCGCCTCGCGCAGCATGTCCTCGACCGGCAACGGCGACAGCCAGCGCAGATCCACCACCCGGGTGCCGATCCCGACCTGCTCCAGACGACGGGCCACCCGCAGGCTCATCCACAATCCGTTGCCGAAGGTCAGGATGGTCAGGTCGTCCCCGCCGCCGTAGGTGCGGGCCCGACCGATCTGCACGGGCAGACTCGGGTAGCGCGCCAACCACTGCTCATCGCCGTCGGCGTACAGGTCCTTGGTGTGATAAAGCGCAATCGGCTCGAGGTAAATACACACGACGCCAGCGCCTTTGGCTGCGACGACGCAGGTGTGCAGCATGGCTGCGGCATCGTCGGGCCGGGACGGGGAGGCGATGACCACGCCGGGAATGTCACGGATCGCCGCGATCGAGTCGTCGTTGTGGAAGTGACCGCCGAAACCCTTCTGGTAGCCGTAGCCCGCGACCCGCACCACCATCGGGTTGCGGTACTGGCGGTTGGAGAAGAACGGCAGCGTGGCTCCCTCCCCGCGGATCTGGTCGGCGGCGTTGTGCAGGTAGGCCAGGTACTGGATCTCCGGGATCGGCATCAGGCCCGAGACACCCGCGCCCAGCGCCAGTCCGAGGATGGTCTGTTCGTCGAGCAGGGTGTCGAACACCCGCGCGGCTCCGGCGCCGGCCTGTAGGCCGCGGGTCACCCCGTAGACACCGCCCTTGCGGGCGATGTCCTCACCGAACACGATCGCCTCCGGATGCGCCTGCAGGACCTCCCGCAGCCCCCGGTTGATGGCAAGCGCCAGGGTCAGCGGCGCACTGTCCGACTCACCCCGGACGGCGACGCGGACCGCCCTGGCTTCGTCGAGTCCGTCGCGCAGTGGCCGCATGACAGCCGGGGCGCTGCCCAACTGCGGACTCACACCCACCTCACGGGCCAGGTCCATCACCTGCGCACGTTTGGCCTCATAGTGTTCCAGCACCTGTTCTGGCGTCAGGATTCCTTGGGCCACAAGCATTCTTGCGGTATTGAGCACCGGGTCACGTTCATAATCGGCAACGATGTCGGAGGGCCGTCGGTAGGCCTGCTCGTAGTCGGACCCGGCATGCCCCATCAGACGCACTGTGCGCAGGTGCAGAAATGCGGGTTTGCGTTCGCCACGAACCCAATCGGCCGCGGCCTGTGCGGTGTCGAATGCGTCGACGAGGTCGCAGCCATCGGCGGCGAAGTACCGCAGCCCCTCTCGATTGCCGTAGGAGCGGGCGATCCAACCGCGCGGCGTCGGCGTGCTGATGCCGATGCCGTTGTCCTCGCACACGAACAGCAGCGGCATCGGCAGACCTTGGTAGGAGGCGTGCAGGGACGCGTTGACCGCACCGACGGCGGTGGAGTGATTGGCCGAGGCGTCGCCGAAGCTGCACACCGTGACCGCATCCTCCGGCCATGGGCAGGCCACCCCGAGCTTGCGGGTGCGCGCGATCGAGAAGGCCACCCCGACCGAACGTGGCAGATGCGAGGCGATGGTGGAGGTCTGAGGAATGATGTTCAGGTCGTGACGGCCGAACACCTTGTGTCGCCCGCCGGAGATCGGCTCGGCGGTGGCCGCCACCAACCCGAGCAGCACATCACGCAGCGGATCGGAGCCGTCGACCTGCGCGGCGCGGGCCAGGTAGAAGCCGCCCGACCGGTAGTGCAGCAGCGCCGGATCGCTGGGGCGCAGCGCCGCGGCGACGGCGGCATTGCCCTCGTGCCCCGACGATCCGATGGTGTAGAAGCCCTGCCCCTGCGAACGCAGCCACCGGGCGGCCAGGTCCAGATGCCTGCTTCCCAGCTGAGCATCGAAGAGCGCCAGGGGATTCAGCACATTCAACGCGGGGACATCCCCCGCGCCCGGCGCAGTGAGCGCAGATACCGTCGCGGTGAAGTACGCGTCGATGGGCTCGAGGGTCATCTCAGATCCGCTCGATCGCCTCGGCAATCGACGGCAGGATCCGGCTGGGCGGGTGAACGCACCGGTCCAGTGTCCCAATTTGCACTGCGGATCAGGCGCCAACGGAGTTATCCACAGGGCGTCGCAAGCCCATGGCCGTCAGGCTCTGGTGCCAATACGATGGGGCGATGGCAGCGCTGGAGGACCTCGAAGCCCGGGTGGCTGCCCTGGAGGCTGACCGCTTCGACTACCGCGCAGTTCTGGCCGCCGTCAATGCCCTCGGCGCCAATCAGCGTGAGCACGGAACGCGGCTCACCTCGGTCGAGCGTGAACTCACGGATTTCCGTCAGGAGACCCGGGCCAGGCTGCGCTCGGTCGACGAGCACCTGGCCGAGATCAAAGACCTCATCATTGATCGCGACACCGGGCGATAACACCGCGGAATTTCACCGAAGGCGGTGAAGGTCAGCGCGCGTGCTGGTCCGCGACGTCGAACGCCTTGTCCAGGATCGCCAGACCCTCGCGCGCTTCTTCTGCGGTGACGTTGCACGGCGGCACCACGTGGATGCGGTTGTAGTTGGCGAACGGCAGCAGGCCGTTGGCCTTGCAGGCACCGATCACGGCGGCCATCGCCGGGCTGGTGCCACCGTAGGGCGCCAACGGTTCGCGGGTCTGCTGATCGGCGACCAGTTCGACGGCCCAGAACACACCCGCACCGCGGACCTCACCGATACTGCGGTGCTTGGCCGCCAACTCGGCCAGGCCGGGCGCGAGCACCTCGGACCCGATCTCGGCCGCGTTCTCGACCATGCCTTCGTCGGCCATCGCGTTGATGGTGGCGACCGCGGCCGCGGTGGCCAGCGGATGTCCGGAGTAGGTCAGCCCGCCCGGATACGTGCGATGTGCGAACGTCTCGTAGATGGCCGGGCTGATCGCCACACCGCCGAGCGGCACGTAACCGGAGTTGACGCCCTTGGCAAACGTCAGCAGATCGGGGACGACGTCGAAGTGGTTGATGGAGAACCACTTTCCGCTGCGGCCGAAGCCAGCCATCACCTCGTCGGCGATGAAGACGATGCCGTAGCGATCACAGATCTCGCGCACCCCGGCGATGTACCCGGGCGGCGGCACCATGATGCCGGCGGTGCCGGGAATCGACTCCAGGATGATCGCGGCGATGGTCGACGGCCCCTCCAGGCGCACCACCTCGTCAAGATGGGCCAGGGCACGTTCGGTCTCCTCGGCCTCGGTGGTGGCGTGGAACTGCGAGCGATACAGGAACGGCCCGAAGAAGCGCACCACCCCGCTGTTGCCGTAGTCGTTGGACCAGCGCCGCGGGTCACCGGTGAGGTTGACCGCGGTGTCGGTGCCGCCGTGATACGAGCGGTACCGCGAGAGCACCTTGTAGCGCCCGGTGTGCAGGCGGGCCATGCGCACCGCATGTTCGACGGCATCGGCGCCGGCGTTGGTGAAGAACACCTTGTTCAGGTCACCGGGCGTGCGTTCGGCGATCAACCGGGCGGCCTCCGAGCGGGCCGCATTGGCGTACTGCGGGGCCACCGTGCACAGCTTGGCTGCCTGCTCGGCAATGGCGGCCACGACCTTGGGGTGCTGGTGACCGATATTGGTGTTGACCAGCTGGGAGGAGAAGTCGAGCAGGCGGTTGCCGTCGCCGTCCCACACGTACGAGCCCTGCGCGGCGGTGATCGTCATCGGCGAGATTTCCTCCTGCGCCGACCAGGAATGGAACACATGTGCGCGGTCGAGTTCATAGGCCCGCGCGGCCTCGGCCTTCGCCGCCTCGACGGTCAATCCGTTGGGCAGCGCGGCGGACTCTTCAACAACAGTCATGGGTGCGATTCTCTCACTTGTTCTCGGGGAAGCCGAGGTTGATGCCGCCATGGCTGGGGTCCAGCCAGCGGGTGGTGATGGCCTTGGTCCTGGTGAAGAAGTGCACGCCTTCGGCGCCGTGCGCATGGCTGTCACCGAACAGCGACGCCTTCCAGCCGCCAAAGCTGAAGTAGGACATCGGAACGGGAATCGGCACGTTGATGCCGACCATGCCGACCTCGACCTCGTTCTGGAAACGCCGCGCCGCGCCACCGTCGTTGGTGAAGATCGCGGTGCCGTTGCCGTAGGGGTTGTCGTTGATCAACGCAAGGGCGTCGTCGTAGGTTTCGACCCGCAGCACCGACAGCACCGGCCCGAAGATCTCATCGGTGTAGACACTCATCTCCGGCGTGACGTTGTCGAGCAGGGTCGGGCCCAGCCAGAAGCCACCGGGGTCCCGTTGGCCGGCCCCGTCCAGCACGGTGCGACCGTCGAGCACGACCTTGGCGCCGTCGGCCTCGCCGGCGTCGATGTAGGAGGCCACCTTGTCGCGGTGGGCCTTGGTGACCAGCGGCCCCATATCCGAATCCTGGTTTCCATCACCGGTTTTGATGGTGGTGGCACGCTCGGCGATCTTGGCGACCAGATCGTCGGCGATTGGGCCGACGGCCACCGCGGCCGAAATCGCCATGCAACGCTCGCCGGCGGAACCGAAACCGGCGTTGACCATCGCATCGGCGGCCAGGTCCAGGTCGGCGTCGGGAAGGATCACGGCGTGGTTCTTGGCCCCGCCCAGCGCCTGCACCCGCTTGCCCGCCGCAGTCGCGGTGGCGTAGACGTACTGCGCGATCGGGGTGGAGCCGACGAAGGAGATGGCCTTGATCTTCGGGTTGGTCAACAGCTCGTCGACCGCGGTCTTGTCACCCTGCAGCACGTTGAACACACCGTCGGGCAGACCTGCCTCCGCCCACAACCGGGCCATCCACAGCGAGGCGCTGGGATCCTTCTCCGACGGCTTGAGCACCACGGTGTTGCCCGCGGCGATGGCGATCGGGAAGAACCACATCGGCACCATGGCCGGGAAGTTGAACGGCGAGATGATGCCGACGGGCCCCAGTGGCTGCAGCACGGAGTGCACATCGACGTTCGTGGAGGCGTTCTCGGTGAATCCACCCTTGAGCAGATTCGGGATGCCGCAAGCGAACTCGACGACCTCGATGCCGCGGCTCACCTCACCGAGCGCATCGGAGAGCACCTTGCCGTGCTCGGCGGTGATCAGTGCGGCCAACTCATCCTTGCGGGAGTTGAGCAGCTCTCTGAATCGGAACAGCACCGAGGTGCGCTTGGTCAGCGACGTGTCACGCCAGGCCGGGAACGCCGCCACGGCGGCGTCGATCACCGCACGCGCATCATCCACACTGGCCAGCGCCACCTCACCGGTCACCGCGCCCGTCGCCGGATTGGTCACCGGGGCCGTCGCGGAGGACGTCCCGGCGAAGATCTTTCCGTCGCGCCAGTGCTGAATGACATTGCTCATGGGATCCGAACCTTCCTGCGGCATGGGGGTACGGCTACCACTCTGAGCCACCACCAACCCCGCCGGAGCCATCAGTCTGTAAACCCATACGTCTAGTTCTTTACACTTTGTCAATGATCCCGACGGTGCGTGACGTCATCGAGCTCCCGGTGGTGCAGGCCGGCGAGCCCGCGATACTCAGCGCGCAACAACTGGATCGGCCGGTGCGCTGGGTCCACGTCAGCGATATGCCCGACCTCGCCGGACTGCTGCAGGGCGGCGAGCTGGTGCTCACCACCGGCGCGGCCCTGCGCGACGCACCGCGTGACTACCTGGACCGGATGCGGCGAGCCGGTGCCGTCGGCGTCGTGGTGGAACTGGGCACCCGCATCGCGTCGCTTCCCGACGACGTCGGCGAGATCGCCCACACCCTCGGACTGGCACTGGTGGTGCTGCATCGGGAAACCAAATTCGTCCAGGTCACCGAGGCGGTGCACCGGCTCATCGTGGCCGACCAGTACGAGGAACTCGAATTCGCCCACCGCACCCACAAAACCTTCACCGAGTTGAGCATGAAGCGCCCGTCGATGGCGGACATCGTGCGCGCAGCGGCCGAGATGGTCGACGAATCGGTGGTGCTTGAGGACCTGTCCCGCCAGGTGCTGGCAATCTCGCCCCGCAACGAACCGGCCACTGCCGTGCTCGCCGACTGGCAACGCCGATCCCGCGCGATGACCGAACCGTGGACCACCACCGCCGTGGGTCCGCGGACCGAGGAATGGGGCCGGCTCATCGTCCCGCACTCCCCGACCGCCCCGGCCAAGACCACGATGGTGCTGGAACGCGCCGCGCAGGCGCTGGCCCTGCACCGCATGGCCGAACGTGGCCGGTCCGGCCTCGAGCAGCAGGCCCAGAGCGGGCTGATCGACGACGTGCTGGGCGGCCGGACCGCCGACGACCGCGAGGCCGATGCTCGTGCCCTGTCCCTCGGTCTGCGGGTCGCCGCCACCTATCTGCCGGTCACCGTCCGGGTGGGTGCGCCAACTGACCGACTCGACCCCGTCGGCATGCAGCGACGAAATCTCCGCATCCTCGATGCGGTCACCCACGACGTGAAATCCCAAGGGCACAGCGCGATCTGCTCGATCCGGCGGGACGGAGAAATCGGCTTGGTCCTGGCATTGAACCACCGGCGCGGTATCAGCGCCGACACCACACTGAGCCGCCTGGCCGAGGGCTGGCGTGAGGCGATCGCCCGTGGCGGTGACGCCGACAAGGTCGTCGTCGCAGTCGGCGGCAACGCCGGCGGGTTCGCCGATGCGGTGCACGGACTTCGCGAAGCCGCACACGTCGCCGAGGTCGCGGCGTCGATGCCGGACCTTCCGCGTCCCTTCGTGCGGGCCTCCGACGTCCGCCTGCGCGGGCTGATCACCCTGCTGCTCGACGATCCACGCGTCCAGATGTTCGCCGAAACCGAACTCAAGACCCTGCTGATCCACGACGCCGCTCAGGGCAGCGACGACGTGGAAGTGCTGCGCGGCTACCTGGAGCTCGCAGGCAACAAGTCCGCGCTGGCCAAACGCCTGCACATGAGCCGCCCGGCGCTCTACAGCCGGCTGACCTCGATCGAACGTCGGCTCGGCGTCGACCTCGACGACGGCGAATCGATGACCTCGCTGCACGTGGCGCTGTTGGTGCTCGACGCGCAACACCGCGCAGCTCCGGAGACTCCACGCTGAGCCCCATACTTGTGCGATGGCTGATCGCAACGTGCTGGGCGGCGCACTTCAGGAGTGCGGCACCGAACCACTCACGGGCTTCTACCGGGACGGATGCTGTTCGACCGGGGAGGCCGACCAGGGCTGGCACACCATCTGCGCCGTGGTGACCGCTGAGTTCCTGGAACACCAGCGGTCGATCGGCAACGATCTGTCGACGCCGGCACCGCAGTTTCGATTCCCGGGCCTGATGCCCGGAGACCGATGGTGCGTCACCGCCGTCAACTGGTTGCGGGCCCACCATGACGGCAAGGCCGCCCCCGTGGTACTGGCCGCCACCCATGAACGCACGCTGAACCTGGTGCCCCTCGAGGTGCTTCGGCAATACGCCGTCGACGTGCCCGACGACCCGGGCAGCCTCTGACCCTCCGTAGGCTCGAGACGTGAGCGTCGCACCGGATACCACAGTCGAACTGGACAACCGCTTCGCCCGCGCCCTCCCCGAGATGGCTGTCGCGTGGCAGGCCGAGCCCGCCCCCGCTCTGCGGTTGCTGGTGCTCAACGAACCGCTGGCGGCCGAACTCGGCCTCGACGCCTCCTGGCTGCGCAGCCCCGACGGCCTCGGCCTGTTGTCGGGCACCGTCGTTCCCGACGGTGCCACGCCGGTCGCGCAGGCCTATGCCGGGCACCAGTTCGGCGGCTACGTCCCACGTCTCGGAGATGGGCGCGCGCTCCTGCTCGGCGAACTCGTCGGGCCCGGCGACCGACTCCGCGATCTGCACCTCAAAGGATCGGGCCGCACCCCATTCGCCCGGGGCGGCGACGGCCTCGCCGCCGTCGGACCCATGCTGCGCGAGTACATCGTGAGCGAGGCGATGCACGCCATGGGCATTCCCACCACCCGTTCACTGGCCGTCGTGGCCACCGGACGTGCGGTCCGGCGCGAGACATCACTGCCCGGGGCGGTGCTGGCCAGGATCGCCGGCAGCCACCTGCGGGTCGGAAGCTTCCAATATGCGAGCGCGCAGGCCCAGACCGTCGGCGACATCGGGCTGCTGCGCCGGCTCGCCGACCACGCCATCGCGCGACACCACCCTGATGCGGCGAATGCCGAGAACCCGTACCTGGCGCTGTACGAGGGCGTCGTCGCGGCGCAGGCGTCGCTGATCGCGCAATGGATGCTCGTCGGGTTCATCCACGGCGTGATGAACACCGACAACATGACCATCTCCGGTGAGACCATCGACTACGGGCCGTGCGCCTTCATGGAAACCTTCGATCCCGCAACGGTATTCAGCTCGATCGATCATGGTGGTCGCTACGCATACGGCAATCAGCCCACAGTGGCCGCGTGGAATCTGGCCCGCTTCGCCGAAACCCTGCTGCCCCTGCTCGCCGACGAGGGTGACCACGCCGTCGAACTCGCCACCCGGGCACTGCACGAGTTCGGCCCCCAGTTCGACGCCGCCTGGTCGGCGGGGATGCGCGCCAAGGTCGGGCTGCCCACGGCGGCCGACGGCGAGGCGGCCCGTGCGCTGATGGATGACCTGCTTGTGCTGTTGCAGCAGAACCGAACTGACTACACGTCATTCTTTCGCGACCTCGGCCGTGTCGCGCGCGGAGAAAACCAGATCGCTGCCGGATTCGACGAGTGGCTGGCGCGGTGGCAGGAATTTGGCCCCGACATCGCCGCAATGGACCGGGTGAATCCCCTCTACATCCCCCGCAATCATCTCGTCGAGGAGGCGTTGACCGCGGCGACCGCCGATGATCTGCAACCCCTCCAGGAACTCGTGAGCGCCCTCGCGGCACCCTACGACCAGCGCCCCGGGCTCGAGCGATATGCCGCACCGGCGCCCGACGACTTCGGCCCCTACCGCACGTTCTGCGGGACCTGACCACCAACCGCTACCGTGGGTCCGGTGACGACGATCACCATGAACACTCCGGCCGGCCCGATCGACGCGCTACTCGGCCTCCCCGGTGGCGAAGGACCGTGGCCCGGGGTGGTGATCATCCACGACGCGATCGGCTACGCGCCCGACAACGAGGTGATCTCCGAAAGGGTCGCGGCCGCCGGCTATCTCGCGCTCACGCCGAATCTCTACGCGCGCGGCGGTCGGGCCCGCTGCATCACCCGGGTGATGCGGGAACTGCTGACCCAGCGCGGTCGTGCACTGGACGACGTCCTGGCCGCACGTGATCACCTGCGTGCGCACCCGCAGTGCACCGGGACTGTCGGCATTGCAGGTTTCTGCATGGGCGGGCAGTTTGCGCTTGTACTGGGCCCCAAAGGATTTGGAGCGGCTGCACCGTTCTACGGCACCCCGCTGCCGCGACGGCTCGACCAGACCTTGGATGCCTCGTGCCCGGTGGTCGCCAGCTTCGGCCGCCGCGATCCGATCGGCATCGGTGCCGCGGGTCGGTTGCAGCGCATCGTCGACGACAACGACATCCCCGCCGACATCAAGGTCTACCCCGATGCCGGGCACAGTTTCGCCAATCAGCTTCCGGGCCAGTCCTTGCTGCGGATCACCGGATTCGGCTACAACGAAGCCGCCACCGCCGATGCCTGGTCCCGGGTGTTCACGTTCTTCGACGAGCACCTGGCGGCTAAAGCCAACTGAGCCCGGCCACCACCAGCGCCTGCGTGCCGGTGTCCAGGGTCGGCTGGAGCACCGGGGCGAACCGCGGTGAATGGTTCACCGGAATGTCCACGCTCACGCGGTCGGCGGGCACTGGCGCGAGGAACGTCTGCTCGTCGGCGCCGCCGCTCGGCCCCTACCCGCTGCTACTCCGGCAACCGCAACTCGGGCTTCTCGACCTCTTCGATGTTCACGTC
Protein-coding regions in this window:
- a CDS encoding aspartate aminotransferase family protein, whose amino-acid sequence is MTVVEESAALPNGLTVEAAKAEAARAYELDRAHVFHSWSAQEEISPMTITAAQGSYVWDGDGNRLLDFSSQLVNTNIGHQHPKVVAAIAEQAAKLCTVAPQYANAARSEAARLIAERTPGDLNKVFFTNAGADAVEHAVRMARLHTGRYKVLSRYRSYHGGTDTAVNLTGDPRRWSNDYGNSGVVRFFGPFLYRSQFHATTEAEETERALAHLDEVVRLEGPSTIAAIILESIPGTAGIMVPPPGYIAGVREICDRYGIVFIADEVMAGFGRSGKWFSINHFDVVPDLLTFAKGVNSGYVPLGGVAISPAIYETFAHRTYPGGLTYSGHPLATAAAVATINAMADEGMVENAAEIGSEVLAPGLAELAAKHRSIGEVRGAGVFWAVELVADQQTREPLAPYGGTSPAMAAVIGACKANGLLPFANYNRIHVVPPCNVTAEEAREGLAILDKAFDVADQHAR
- a CDS encoding CoA-acylating methylmalonate-semialdehyde dehydrogenase encodes the protein MSNVIQHWRDGKIFAGTSSATAPVTNPATGAVTGEVALASVDDARAVIDAAVAAFPAWRDTSLTKRTSVLFRFRELLNSRKDELAALITAEHGKVLSDALGEVSRGIEVVEFACGIPNLLKGGFTENASTNVDVHSVLQPLGPVGIISPFNFPAMVPMWFFPIAIAAGNTVVLKPSEKDPSASLWMARLWAEAGLPDGVFNVLQGDKTAVDELLTNPKIKAISFVGSTPIAQYVYATATAAGKRVQALGGAKNHAVILPDADLDLAADAMVNAGFGSAGERCMAISAAVAVGPIADDLVAKIAERATTIKTGDGNQDSDMGPLVTKAHRDKVASYIDAGEADGAKVVLDGRTVLDGAGQRDPGGFWLGPTLLDNVTPEMSVYTDEIFGPVLSVLRVETYDDALALINDNPYGNGTAIFTNDGGAARRFQNEVEVGMVGINVPIPVPMSYFSFGGWKASLFGDSHAHGAEGVHFFTRTKAITTRWLDPSHGGINLGFPENK
- a CDS encoding PucR family transcriptional regulator codes for the protein MIPTVRDVIELPVVQAGEPAILSAQQLDRPVRWVHVSDMPDLAGLLQGGELVLTTGAALRDAPRDYLDRMRRAGAVGVVVELGTRIASLPDDVGEIAHTLGLALVVLHRETKFVQVTEAVHRLIVADQYEELEFAHRTHKTFTELSMKRPSMADIVRAAAEMVDESVVLEDLSRQVLAISPRNEPATAVLADWQRRSRAMTEPWTTTAVGPRTEEWGRLIVPHSPTAPAKTTMVLERAAQALALHRMAERGRSGLEQQAQSGLIDDVLGGRTADDREADARALSLGLRVAATYLPVTVRVGAPTDRLDPVGMQRRNLRILDAVTHDVKSQGHSAICSIRRDGEIGLVLALNHRRGISADTTLSRLAEGWREAIARGGDADKVVVAVGGNAGGFADAVHGLREAAHVAEVAASMPDLPRPFVRASDVRLRGLITLLLDDPRVQMFAETELKTLLIHDAAQGSDDVEVLRGYLELAGNKSALAKRLHMSRPALYSRLTSIERRLGVDLDDGESMTSLHVALLVLDAQHRAAPETPR
- a CDS encoding DUF2237 family protein; translation: MADRNVLGGALQECGTEPLTGFYRDGCCSTGEADQGWHTICAVVTAEFLEHQRSIGNDLSTPAPQFRFPGLMPGDRWCVTAVNWLRAHHDGKAAPVVLAATHERTLNLVPLEVLRQYAVDVPDDPGSL
- a CDS encoding protein adenylyltransferase SelO gives rise to the protein MSVAPDTTVELDNRFARALPEMAVAWQAEPAPALRLLVLNEPLAAELGLDASWLRSPDGLGLLSGTVVPDGATPVAQAYAGHQFGGYVPRLGDGRALLLGELVGPGDRLRDLHLKGSGRTPFARGGDGLAAVGPMLREYIVSEAMHAMGIPTTRSLAVVATGRAVRRETSLPGAVLARIAGSHLRVGSFQYASAQAQTVGDIGLLRRLADHAIARHHPDAANAENPYLALYEGVVAAQASLIAQWMLVGFIHGVMNTDNMTISGETIDYGPCAFMETFDPATVFSSIDHGGRYAYGNQPTVAAWNLARFAETLLPLLADEGDHAVELATRALHEFGPQFDAAWSAGMRAKVGLPTAADGEAARALMDDLLVLLQQNRTDYTSFFRDLGRVARGENQIAAGFDEWLARWQEFGPDIAAMDRVNPLYIPRNHLVEEALTAATADDLQPLQELVSALAAPYDQRPGLERYAAPAPDDFGPYRTFCGT